In a single window of the Rhodopirellula bahusiensis genome:
- a CDS encoding SRPBCC family protein, translating to MNETTDRIEKQIEIDAPVSRVWRAITDHQEFGEWFRVNLEGPFEVGEMTRGAITYPGYEHVTMEVIVEAIEPERRFAFWWRPYAVDPKVDYSNEPRTLVEFILDAVESGTLVRVTESGFDGIPAHRREEAFRMNDGGWAAQVVNVQNYVQDNL from the coding sequence ATGAATGAAACAACCGATCGAATCGAAAAGCAAATTGAAATCGATGCCCCGGTTTCGCGTGTTTGGAGAGCGATCACGGACCACCAAGAGTTTGGTGAGTGGTTTCGAGTGAATTTGGAAGGGCCGTTCGAGGTGGGGGAGATGACTCGCGGTGCAATCACCTATCCCGGCTATGAGCATGTGACGATGGAAGTGATCGTGGAGGCGATCGAACCGGAACGCCGCTTCGCTTTTTGGTGGCGTCCCTATGCAGTCGATCCAAAGGTTGATTACTCCAACGAGCCTCGTACATTGGTGGAGTTCATCTTGGATGCGGTTGAGTCAGGGACATTGGTTCGCGTCACCGAGTCCGGCTTTGATGGAATTCCCGCCCATCGTCGTGAGGAAGCTTTTCGCATGAATGATGGTGGTTGGGCAGCGCAGGTCGTGAACGTTCAGAACTATGTCCAAGACAACCTCTGA
- a CDS encoding DUF1579 domain-containing protein: protein MHHSFLLLSLAFASLLTGHAIAQEQPAMSEPTQKHEWLQKFSGTWTTKSEASMGPEQPPVQCEGTMTSRMLGGFWLINNMKGDYAGTPMNGIQTIGFDTTKKKYVGTWVDSMTSFMWHYQGQVDTTGKILTLEAEGPNFMTDGTTTKFEDIYEFKSENDLSIKSRILAEDGKWVTFMSGIATRSKSD, encoded by the coding sequence ATGCACCATTCATTTCTGCTGCTGTCGCTTGCATTCGCATCACTGTTGACTGGGCACGCGATCGCACAAGAGCAACCTGCAATGTCCGAGCCCACTCAAAAGCATGAATGGCTGCAAAAATTCTCAGGCACTTGGACCACCAAATCAGAAGCCAGCATGGGACCGGAACAACCGCCAGTTCAATGCGAAGGCACCATGACATCCCGTATGCTCGGCGGCTTTTGGTTGATCAACAACATGAAAGGCGACTATGCGGGAACGCCGATGAATGGCATTCAAACGATCGGCTTCGATACAACGAAAAAGAAGTATGTGGGCACCTGGGTCGACTCAATGACATCCTTCATGTGGCACTATCAAGGTCAGGTCGACACCACTGGGAAAATCTTGACGCTGGAAGCTGAGGGTCCCAATTTCATGACGGATGGAACGACAACAAAATTTGAAGACATCTATGAGTTCAAGTCCGAAAACGATCTCTCGATCAAATCTCGAATCCTCGCCGAAGATGGCAAGTGGGTCACATTCATGAGCGGCATTGCAACCCGAAGCAAATCCGACTGA
- a CDS encoding DoxX family protein encodes MKSNKKLTIAGWILSGLLALMLIGASASGKLTSWEGKSEMFAKMGWSEDVMFWIGIVEVTVTVLFLIPRTSFIGAILLAAYLGGATATHVRMEEPFFIPIIVGIAVWVALGLRNPAVFRMAFAPQSVLHSTETAGHSD; translated from the coding sequence ATGAAATCAAACAAGAAGTTGACCATTGCCGGATGGATCCTGAGCGGTCTTTTGGCCCTGATGCTGATTGGAGCAAGTGCCTCCGGGAAGCTGACTTCGTGGGAGGGCAAATCCGAAATGTTTGCCAAAATGGGATGGAGCGAAGATGTGATGTTCTGGATTGGCATCGTCGAAGTGACCGTCACGGTCCTGTTTCTGATTCCGCGAACATCGTTCATCGGCGCCATTCTGTTGGCTGCCTACTTGGGTGGCGCGACCGCAACACACGTTCGAATGGAAGAACCATTCTTCATCCCGATCATCGTTGGGATCGCCGTTTGGGTTGCCCTTGGACTTCGTAACCCGGCCGTGTTCCGCATGGCCTTCGCACCTCAATCCGTTCTGCATTCGACGGAAACCGCAGGGCATTCGGACTAG
- a CDS encoding phosphoribosylanthranilate isomerase, producing MRSVNDVRAVAEAGADAVGLNFYEPSVRSLNPDAAETLQINDAARDHGLTRVGLFVNHDSAFILRVAGSLQLDWIQLHGDEPVSLAKTLIANGKRVLRAVRLPRGKLEPGQIEFVIGEWNGVDVSLLLDADAGASFGGGGQSLDWPSIQAWSKNRGESAAAWVLAGGLNPENVHEAICVSGASSVDVASGVEQPKGQKNAEKIRQFVAAIGRGGAAR from the coding sequence ATGCGAAGCGTCAACGACGTACGAGCCGTCGCGGAGGCTGGAGCCGACGCGGTAGGACTGAACTTCTACGAACCCAGCGTCCGTTCACTCAACCCCGATGCTGCCGAAACTTTGCAGATCAACGACGCCGCCCGAGACCACGGGCTGACCCGCGTCGGACTGTTCGTCAACCACGACTCGGCATTCATCCTGCGGGTTGCCGGTTCGTTGCAGCTCGACTGGATTCAGTTGCATGGGGACGAACCGGTGTCCCTCGCGAAGACCCTGATTGCGAATGGGAAACGAGTGTTGAGAGCCGTTCGATTGCCTCGCGGGAAACTGGAGCCCGGTCAGATCGAATTTGTTATCGGTGAGTGGAATGGCGTGGACGTGTCGCTGTTGCTCGACGCCGACGCGGGAGCCTCATTTGGCGGAGGCGGCCAGTCGTTGGATTGGCCCAGTATTCAAGCGTGGTCAAAAAATCGTGGTGAGTCCGCGGCCGCGTGGGTGCTGGCTGGCGGTCTGAATCCTGAAAACGTTCACGAGGCGATTTGCGTCAGCGGGGCGAGCAGCGTCGATGTGGCCAGCGGTGTGGAACAGCCCAAGGGACAGAAAAACGCCGAGAAAATCCGCCAATTCGTCGCAGCCATCGGGCGAGGCGGGGCGGCCCGGTGA
- the leuS gene encoding leucine--tRNA ligase, with product MVRYNPNEIEPRWQAYWDEHHTFATPEKVGEKKRYVLDMFPYPSGDGLHVGHPEGYTATDIVSRFARARGESVLHPMGFDAFGLPAEEHAIKTGEHPRVQTQRNIDNFTRQLKMLGFSYDWDRVLATTDEEYFRWTQWIFGVLYDTWFDQDQQKGRPIAELPIPDNVTAEGELAIEQYRDSKRLAYLDDALVNWCPKLGTVLANEEVVDGKSEVGGHPVKRIPLRQWMLRITDYAERLLEGLDDLDWPNGIKKLQSDWIGRSTGGEVDFYLQRGAAGDDTGPFVAFKRARETEGFPSDPGKDCLRVYTTRPDTLFGATYMVVAPEHPLIDVLVKPEQKDEVDAYREKASFKSDRERTDGDRAKTGVFTGSHAINPADGRSIPVWVADYVLAGYGTGAIMAVPAHDERDFEFAVAFDLPVIPVVDPPADHKQREEILAGKACFAAEGVAINSGEYDGKTTAEVKAALTAELAKQGLACEAVNYKLRDWLFSRQRFWGEPFPVLHEIDSEGNATGVRRLVPDDQLPVTLPELADFKPHGRPEPPLAKADDDWLIVELDGKRYRRETNTMPQWAGSCWYYLRYIDPKNSDALIDPQKEKDWMPVDLYVGGAEHAVLHLLYSRFWHKVLFDRGHVTCPEPFGKLVNQGMILGEVEFTSFVDPSGKHVSTKDVKKDSEDNRVHKATGEPVEIVALTEEQVVKKGEGFVLASDASIKVDSRAFKMSKSRGNVVNPDSVVRDYGADSLRLYEMFMGPLEATKPWAMNGVGGVRSFLDRVWRMIIDEPEDELKLSGAVVDTACDEEQLRVLHQTIRKVTEDNEAMSFNTAIAKMMEFTNHFTRCETRPREAMESFLILLAPYAPHMCEELWKHLGHTESISLQPWPEWDEAALVQSSIEIPVQINGKVKAKISLSPDAKPNEMGEAALADAAVQNAIGDKKVVKTIAVPGRMVNLVVK from the coding sequence ATGGTCCGCTACAACCCCAACGAAATTGAACCTCGCTGGCAAGCTTACTGGGACGAACACCACACTTTCGCCACGCCCGAAAAGGTCGGTGAAAAGAAACGTTACGTGCTGGACATGTTCCCCTACCCCAGCGGCGACGGTTTGCACGTCGGGCACCCGGAAGGCTACACGGCAACCGACATCGTTTCGCGATTCGCACGAGCTCGCGGGGAATCGGTTTTGCACCCGATGGGATTCGACGCGTTTGGATTGCCCGCAGAAGAGCATGCGATCAAGACCGGCGAGCACCCTCGCGTTCAAACTCAACGCAACATCGACAACTTCACTCGCCAATTGAAGATGCTCGGTTTCAGCTATGACTGGGACCGAGTCTTGGCGACGACAGACGAAGAGTACTTCCGCTGGACGCAGTGGATCTTTGGCGTCTTGTATGACACTTGGTTCGACCAGGACCAACAAAAAGGTCGCCCGATCGCGGAGTTGCCGATCCCCGATAACGTCACCGCCGAAGGCGAGTTGGCGATCGAGCAGTATCGCGATTCAAAGCGGTTGGCTTACCTCGATGACGCTTTGGTGAACTGGTGCCCGAAACTCGGCACGGTGTTGGCCAATGAAGAAGTGGTCGATGGCAAAAGTGAAGTGGGCGGGCACCCGGTCAAACGGATTCCGCTGCGGCAATGGATGTTGCGGATCACGGATTACGCCGAACGGTTGTTGGAAGGCTTGGACGATCTCGATTGGCCCAACGGCATCAAGAAATTGCAGTCCGATTGGATTGGCCGCAGCACCGGTGGCGAAGTCGACTTCTACTTGCAACGCGGTGCCGCGGGCGACGACACCGGTCCGTTCGTTGCGTTCAAACGAGCTCGCGAAACAGAAGGCTTTCCATCCGATCCCGGCAAGGATTGCTTGCGTGTTTACACGACGCGTCCCGACACCTTGTTCGGAGCGACCTACATGGTCGTCGCGCCGGAACACCCATTGATCGACGTGTTGGTCAAACCCGAACAGAAAGACGAAGTCGACGCCTATCGCGAAAAGGCTTCGTTCAAAAGTGACCGCGAACGAACCGATGGCGACCGAGCCAAGACGGGTGTCTTCACGGGCTCGCACGCGATCAACCCTGCCGACGGACGCAGCATCCCGGTTTGGGTCGCCGACTATGTGTTGGCCGGTTATGGAACCGGCGCGATCATGGCCGTCCCTGCTCACGACGAACGCGATTTTGAATTCGCCGTGGCGTTTGACTTGCCTGTCATCCCAGTCGTCGATCCACCAGCGGACCACAAGCAACGCGAAGAGATCTTGGCCGGCAAAGCCTGCTTCGCCGCGGAAGGCGTTGCGATCAACAGCGGCGAGTACGATGGCAAGACGACCGCGGAAGTCAAAGCCGCTTTGACCGCGGAATTGGCCAAACAAGGCTTGGCCTGCGAAGCCGTCAATTACAAGCTGCGTGATTGGTTGTTCAGCCGCCAGCGTTTCTGGGGCGAGCCCTTCCCAGTCTTGCACGAAATTGATTCTGAAGGCAATGCGACCGGCGTGCGTCGCTTGGTTCCCGATGATCAATTGCCCGTGACGTTGCCGGAACTCGCGGACTTCAAACCACACGGTCGCCCCGAGCCGCCGCTCGCGAAAGCCGACGACGATTGGTTGATCGTGGAGCTCGACGGCAAACGCTATCGCCGCGAAACCAACACGATGCCTCAGTGGGCTGGTTCATGCTGGTACTACTTGCGGTACATCGATCCGAAGAACAGCGACGCATTGATCGATCCGCAGAAGGAAAAGGATTGGATGCCGGTCGACTTGTACGTCGGTGGTGCCGAGCATGCTGTGTTGCACTTGCTGTACTCACGGTTCTGGCACAAAGTCCTGTTTGATCGCGGCCATGTGACTTGCCCGGAACCGTTTGGCAAACTCGTCAACCAAGGCATGATTCTCGGCGAAGTCGAATTCACCAGCTTTGTGGATCCGTCCGGCAAACACGTTTCCACGAAAGACGTCAAGAAAGACTCTGAGGACAATCGCGTCCACAAAGCCACCGGCGAACCAGTCGAGATTGTTGCGTTGACGGAAGAACAAGTCGTCAAGAAAGGCGAAGGTTTTGTCTTGGCATCCGACGCCTCGATCAAGGTCGACAGTCGCGCATTCAAGATGAGCAAAAGCCGCGGCAACGTGGTCAACCCAGACTCAGTCGTTCGCGATTATGGCGCGGACTCGCTGCGTTTGTACGAGATGTTCATGGGCCCGCTGGAGGCGACCAAGCCTTGGGCGATGAACGGCGTCGGCGGCGTGCGCAGCTTCCTCGATCGCGTCTGGCGGATGATCATCGATGAGCCCGAAGACGAGCTGAAGCTTTCCGGTGCGGTGGTGGACACGGCTTGCGATGAAGAGCAACTTCGCGTGCTGCATCAAACGATTCGCAAGGTAACCGAAGACAACGAAGCGATGAGCTTCAACACCGCGATTGCAAAGATGATGGAATTCACCAATCACTTCACCCGTTGCGAAACGCGACCGCGTGAAGCGATGGAATCGTTCCTGATATTGCTGGCTCCCTACGCACCTCACATGTGCGAAGAACTGTGGAAGCACCTCGGTCACACCGAATCGATTTCGCTGCAGCCTTGGCCGGAGTGGGACGAAGCCGCTTTGGTTCAGTCCAGCATCGAGATCCCGGTTCAGATCAACGGCAAGGTGAAAGCGAAGATCTCGTTGTCACCCGATGCGAAGCCGAACGAGATGGGCGAAGCAGCACTGGCGGATGCGGCGGTGCAAAACGCGATCGGCGACAAGAAGGTTGTCAAAACGATCGCCGTCCCTGGCCGAATGGTGAACCTAGTCGTCAAGTAA
- a CDS encoding acyltransferase family protein: MQSAPPPSDSDSATGPFSGHFPSEHAWDNPPVQERWEEPVVPTLPAVRSSLEVRQLARAVRKGRDVSFGGFSPADSEQETLESETVETPSTLKLHRRILELDALRAMAAINLVLFHFTHVYAVKFGFSSPLGGEWPYGAYGVELFFILSGFVNSMSLMRRGKPVDFVAARLIRIVPLFLMVIFANLWIVTFAPLNGQPVSTQQFLANLTLMPRVFGYECIDPVMWTLQVEMMFYFVLVTLFCKGYLQRYFVGWGSLLVASLVLCPALDAAQASYGHTSLFAALSAVRHLLVLDFVPLFAIGFLLYMIKTGVGPKWKNLLGIVVAAGVFHSIDHGKHNPAATALIIGLVTMAAYGKIPVLRMKPFVTISAISYALYLCHNNLGCVLLNTFDQAGLPPLVCLAIVIVFSFALALVITNRIEQPITKALRRLYAKVSERVRRPSVAEAVAG; the protein is encoded by the coding sequence ATGCAATCTGCCCCACCACCATCGGATTCCGACTCGGCGACTGGCCCCTTTTCAGGTCATTTTCCGTCTGAGCATGCGTGGGACAATCCGCCCGTTCAGGAAAGGTGGGAAGAACCGGTTGTGCCGACGTTGCCCGCCGTTCGATCCTCGTTGGAGGTTCGGCAGCTAGCGCGTGCGGTTCGTAAAGGTCGCGATGTGTCTTTCGGTGGTTTCTCGCCAGCGGATTCCGAACAAGAAACGCTAGAAAGTGAAACGGTCGAAACGCCGTCCACCCTGAAGCTGCATCGCCGGATTCTAGAGCTGGATGCGTTGCGTGCGATGGCGGCCATCAACTTGGTGTTGTTCCACTTCACGCACGTGTATGCGGTCAAGTTTGGCTTCTCCAGTCCGCTGGGCGGAGAATGGCCCTATGGTGCCTACGGCGTCGAGCTGTTCTTTATCCTCAGCGGTTTCGTCAACAGCATGTCGCTGATGCGTCGTGGCAAGCCAGTTGATTTTGTGGCTGCTCGATTGATTCGAATCGTGCCACTGTTCTTAATGGTAATTTTCGCGAACCTTTGGATCGTGACGTTTGCTCCGCTGAACGGCCAACCGGTTTCAACGCAGCAGTTCCTGGCCAATTTGACTTTGATGCCACGTGTCTTTGGCTACGAATGCATTGATCCCGTGATGTGGACCTTGCAAGTTGAGATGATGTTCTACTTCGTCTTGGTGACGCTGTTTTGCAAAGGCTACTTGCAGCGGTATTTCGTCGGCTGGGGATCGTTGTTGGTCGCTTCGTTGGTGTTGTGTCCTGCATTGGATGCTGCCCAAGCCAGCTATGGACACACGTCGTTGTTTGCTGCATTGTCCGCGGTCAGGCACTTGTTGGTGCTCGACTTCGTTCCATTGTTCGCGATCGGGTTCTTGCTCTACATGATCAAGACCGGAGTGGGACCAAAGTGGAAGAACTTGCTGGGCATTGTTGTCGCCGCGGGCGTTTTCCACAGCATCGATCACGGCAAGCACAACCCTGCCGCGACGGCCTTGATCATCGGTCTGGTAACCATGGCCGCTTACGGAAAGATTCCTGTCCTGCGAATGAAACCGTTCGTGACCATCAGTGCGATCTCGTACGCGTTGTATCTGTGTCACAACAACCTCGGCTGCGTGTTGCTGAACACATTCGATCAAGCCGGCCTGCCACCGTTGGTTTGTTTGGCGATCGTGATCGTGTTCTCATTCGCTCTGGCGTTGGTAATCACGAACCGGATCGAGCAACCCATCACGAAGGCTCTGCGTCGGCTGTATGCGAAGGTTTCCGAGCGAGTGCGACGACCCTCGGTTGCGGAAGCAGTCGCCGGCTGA
- a CDS encoding cofactor-independent phosphoglycerate mutase gives MKYVLIIPDGCADEPLESLNGRTPLQAANLPAMDQIASLGRVGVTDNTPIDFPAGSEIANLCLLGYDPNVCFTGRAPLEAAAQGIELGPQDCAVRCNLVTIRDQTMIDFTADHISTEEATTLLEDLSKELFGENGPLGDSDLAGRLEFVPGVSYRNLMLYRGDAEHPSPFTNSTRSSAPHDLTDLSVVDDFPRGPGSQILVDLMNASAEILAKHPINVARKAAGKDVATHVWLWSSGGAPKLSTFEERYGIRGVMITAVDLLRGIGALAGWPRIEVEGATGYLDTNYAGKGEAAIQALADYDFVCVHIEAPDEASHEGNVEAKIEALQQIDQQIVAPLWDALSKHDEHRMLILPDHPTFCRTKKHTHGPVPLTMAGTGIESDSATTFDEISANAAGWVFDPGWTMMDVYIQKG, from the coding sequence ATGAAATATGTCCTGATCATTCCCGACGGCTGTGCCGACGAACCCCTCGAATCACTGAACGGCCGCACACCGCTGCAAGCCGCGAATTTGCCAGCGATGGACCAAATCGCGTCGCTGGGCCGCGTCGGCGTGACCGACAACACACCGATCGACTTCCCCGCCGGCAGCGAAATCGCGAATCTTTGCCTGCTGGGATACGACCCAAACGTTTGCTTCACCGGCCGGGCTCCCTTGGAAGCCGCCGCACAGGGCATCGAGCTGGGCCCGCAAGATTGCGCCGTGCGTTGCAATTTGGTGACGATTCGCGACCAGACGATGATCGACTTCACCGCCGATCACATCAGCACCGAAGAAGCGACCACGTTGCTGGAAGATCTGTCGAAGGAGTTGTTTGGTGAAAACGGACCTCTCGGCGACAGCGACTTGGCCGGCCGACTGGAATTTGTCCCCGGAGTCAGCTACCGCAACTTGATGCTGTATCGCGGCGACGCGGAACATCCGTCGCCGTTCACCAATTCGACACGGTCGAGCGCCCCGCACGATTTGACCGACCTCAGCGTGGTCGATGATTTCCCGCGTGGTCCAGGCAGCCAAATTTTGGTCGACCTGATGAACGCGTCGGCCGAGATCCTGGCCAAACACCCGATCAACGTCGCTCGCAAAGCAGCCGGCAAAGACGTCGCGACCCACGTTTGGTTGTGGAGCTCGGGCGGAGCACCCAAATTGTCAACGTTCGAAGAACGCTACGGCATTCGGGGTGTAATGATCACGGCGGTGGATCTCCTTCGTGGCATCGGTGCACTCGCCGGTTGGCCTCGAATCGAAGTGGAAGGTGCAACCGGGTACCTCGACACGAATTACGCAGGCAAAGGTGAAGCGGCAATCCAAGCGCTCGCCGACTATGATTTCGTCTGCGTCCACATTGAAGCTCCCGACGAGGCCTCTCACGAGGGCAATGTCGAAGCCAAGATTGAAGCGCTCCAGCAGATCGACCAGCAAATCGTCGCTCCGCTTTGGGATGCCCTTTCCAAGCACGACGAGCATCGCATGTTGATCTTGCCCGACCACCCAACGTTCTGTCGGACCAAGAAACACACGCACGGCCCCGTGCCGCTGACCATGGCTGGCACCGGCATCGAATCCGACTCGGCGACGACCTTTGACGAGATCTCCGCCAACGCGGCTGGATGGGTGTTCGATCCCGGCTGGACGATGATGGACGTCTACATTCAAAAAGGTTGA
- a CDS encoding aspartate kinase codes for MSLIVQKFGGTSVADTEKIRAAARKAIRAQKAGHQVVMVVSAMGKNTDTLLDLASQISDEPPAREMDMLLSTGEQVSVALVAMAIHSMGSQAVSLTGGQIGLKTDNSFSKARIQSIDTGRIERLLDAGNIVVAAGFQGIDDDLNITTLGRGGSDTTAVALAAVLGADACEINTDVDGVYTTDPRLLAEARRVDVISYDEMLELASLGAGVMHSRSIEFAKKFEVPIHVRSSFSDQDGTMIVAQPESETAPVSGAALTRDEARVTVLGVPDVPGMSQQIFSAIAAEKVAVDMVVQNVGTSGKADVSFTVAGGELKKTLAALEGILESLGADGVTHDDQVSKVSVVGLGMAHQKAVAASMFRALAAANVNIHMITTSEIKISCLVPRDQANEALRTVHEAFSLDQRPSDAKTWNEIKASNAKEADVADVVARLQNDALEALTLTDISIVPNQARVTLDGVPDQVGVAADMFEQIGEAGIFVDMIVQGYDGEDGSTSVSFTVEQADLDAAEKVARAICDKHSMRDVRGASGITKLSVSGIGLRSHTQVGTVLFEQLAGAGINVEMIATSELQVNVVIQSDQAGDAAARLKQAFAEALN; via the coding sequence ATGTCCCTGATCGTTCAAAAATTTGGCGGCACGTCGGTTGCCGACACCGAGAAGATTCGTGCCGCGGCTCGGAAGGCTATCCGTGCGCAAAAAGCTGGCCACCAAGTCGTCATGGTGGTCAGCGCGATGGGGAAGAACACGGACACGCTGCTGGATCTGGCGTCGCAAATCAGCGATGAACCACCGGCTCGCGAAATGGACATGCTGCTCAGCACGGGCGAACAAGTCAGCGTGGCGTTGGTCGCAATGGCGATCCACAGCATGGGTTCCCAAGCGGTCAGTCTGACCGGTGGTCAGATTGGGCTGAAGACCGACAACAGCTTCAGCAAAGCACGCATTCAATCGATCGACACGGGCCGCATTGAACGCTTGCTCGACGCCGGCAACATCGTCGTTGCGGCGGGTTTTCAAGGCATCGATGATGACTTGAACATCACGACGCTCGGACGAGGCGGCAGCGACACCACCGCGGTGGCTTTGGCAGCCGTGTTGGGCGCGGACGCTTGCGAGATCAACACCGACGTCGATGGCGTTTACACGACCGACCCCAGACTACTGGCCGAGGCTCGTCGCGTGGACGTGATCAGCTACGACGAGATGCTCGAACTGGCTTCTCTGGGCGCCGGAGTGATGCACTCCCGCTCGATCGAATTCGCCAAGAAGTTCGAAGTGCCGATCCACGTCCGCAGCAGTTTCTCCGATCAAGACGGCACGATGATCGTCGCCCAACCCGAATCGGAAACCGCTCCGGTATCGGGCGCAGCCCTCACTCGTGACGAAGCTCGCGTGACCGTGTTGGGCGTTCCAGACGTCCCCGGTATGAGCCAACAAATCTTCTCGGCGATCGCCGCTGAAAAAGTCGCCGTCGACATGGTCGTCCAAAACGTTGGCACTTCCGGTAAGGCCGATGTGTCCTTCACAGTTGCCGGTGGCGAGCTGAAGAAAACCCTCGCGGCTCTCGAAGGCATCCTGGAATCACTCGGTGCCGATGGCGTCACGCACGACGATCAAGTGTCCAAGGTCAGCGTCGTTGGCCTGGGCATGGCTCACCAAAAAGCCGTCGCGGCGAGCATGTTCCGTGCTCTGGCGGCCGCCAACGTGAACATTCACATGATCACGACCAGTGAGATCAAAATTTCTTGCCTGGTGCCTCGCGACCAAGCCAACGAGGCTCTGCGAACGGTCCACGAAGCGTTCTCTTTGGACCAACGTCCGAGTGACGCAAAAACTTGGAACGAGATCAAAGCGAGTAACGCGAAAGAAGCCGATGTGGCCGATGTCGTGGCCCGTTTGCAAAACGATGCGTTGGAAGCTCTCACGCTCACCGACATTTCGATCGTTCCCAATCAAGCCCGCGTGACGCTCGATGGCGTGCCGGACCAAGTCGGCGTGGCAGCGGACATGTTCGAACAAATCGGTGAGGCCGGAATCTTCGTCGACATGATCGTGCAAGGTTACGATGGCGAAGACGGCAGCACCAGCGTCAGCTTCACGGTCGAACAAGCCGACTTGGATGCTGCAGAAAAGGTTGCTCGAGCGATTTGCGACAAGCACTCGATGCGCGACGTCCGTGGTGCTTCCGGAATCACCAAGCTCAGCGTCAGCGGCATCGGATTGCGAAGCCACACGCAAGTCGGCACGGTGCTGTTTGAACAATTGGCCGGTGCGGGAATCAATGTCGAGATGATTGCGACCAGCGAATTGCAAGTGAACGTGGTCATCCAAAGCGACCAAGCCGGCGACGCCGCCGCGAGGCTGAAACAAGCCTTCGCGGAAGCCTTGAATTAG
- a CDS encoding c-type cytochrome, with protein MPSNFLRRSKSLSCLAGAFTVAAGAVFVSGCSEPKPMTFEPNLVHSMKYELKEGIEMEQATEDAFWIVTQMFGTPEQPKLPEVAMEDEDFATLVSLDNLMMASGPADAEGRGLYQKHCVICHGISGDGRGASSAILNPYPRDYRKGVFKFKSTERGEKPTREDLAKLIKNGIQGTAMVALPKLTEEQVAAHIGKAFDTLSGDEVEAVNEEVIDQQTEALTDYVIYLSWRGELERSLIDDAIFELDLEGGDRIINPAHKNSTDEEEKELFDEGWEIAEDYALEIADAWLAAPDMVVEVPEPPADLPVADNYEEFVAFQNGDEAETLAESVKRGQELYVGKIALCSKCHGVKGLGDGQTTDFDDWTKEWTLGIGIKPENRDELIPLLARGALPPINAVPRNFTNGLFHGGGTANDLYVRITQGIEGSPMPAATFVDGEFEEDDVWHLINFLRSLQTPPEPEEETTEEPKATEVAAR; from the coding sequence ATGCCGTCCAACTTTCTTCGTCGTTCGAAATCCCTTTCGTGTTTGGCCGGGGCGTTCACGGTCGCGGCCGGCGCAGTGTTTGTCAGCGGTTGCAGCGAACCGAAACCGATGACGTTCGAGCCCAACCTCGTGCACTCGATGAAGTACGAGCTGAAAGAGGGCATCGAGATGGAGCAAGCGACCGAGGATGCGTTTTGGATTGTGACGCAAATGTTCGGAACGCCCGAGCAACCGAAGCTGCCCGAAGTCGCGATGGAGGACGAGGATTTCGCGACACTTGTGTCGCTGGACAACTTGATGATGGCATCGGGGCCCGCTGACGCCGAAGGTCGCGGGCTGTATCAAAAACACTGTGTCATTTGCCACGGTATCAGTGGCGATGGACGCGGGGCGTCATCCGCCATTCTGAACCCGTATCCTCGCGATTACCGCAAAGGCGTTTTCAAGTTCAAATCGACCGAGCGGGGTGAAAAGCCAACGCGGGAAGATTTGGCGAAGTTGATCAAAAACGGTATTCAGGGCACCGCCATGGTGGCTCTTCCAAAGCTGACTGAAGAGCAAGTTGCGGCTCACATTGGAAAAGCATTCGATACGCTCAGCGGCGACGAAGTCGAAGCGGTCAACGAAGAAGTGATTGACCAGCAAACCGAAGCGTTGACCGACTACGTGATCTACCTTTCCTGGCGCGGCGAGCTGGAGCGAAGCTTGATCGACGACGCGATCTTTGAGTTGGATTTGGAAGGTGGCGATCGAATCATCAATCCTGCCCACAAGAATTCAACCGACGAAGAAGAGAAGGAATTGTTCGACGAAGGCTGGGAGATCGCCGAAGACTACGCCCTCGAGATCGCCGATGCTTGGTTGGCGGCTCCCGACATGGTTGTGGAAGTCCCTGAGCCACCCGCTGACTTGCCTGTGGCGGACAACTACGAGGAGTTCGTCGCGTTCCAAAACGGTGACGAAGCCGAGACGCTGGCCGAATCCGTCAAGCGAGGCCAAGAGTTGTACGTTGGCAAAATTGCTTTGTGCAGCAAGTGCCACGGAGTGAAGGGACTGGGCGACGGACAAACGACCGACTTCGACGATTGGACGAAAGAGTGGACTCTCGGCATCGGTATCAAGCCGGAGAATCGCGACGAGTTGATTCCGCTTTTGGCCCGAGGTGCTTTGCCACCCATCAATGCCGTGCCACGAAACTTCACCAACGGGTTGTTCCACGGCGGTGGAACCGCGAACGATTTGTACGTCCGAATCACGCAAGGCATTGAAGGTTCACCGATGCCCGCTGCCACGTTCGTCGATGGCGAATTCGAAGAAGACGATGTGTGGCACTTGATCAACTTCCTGCGTTCGTTGCAGACGCCGCCCGAACCAGAGGAAGAAACCACCGAAGAGCCAAAAGCCACCGAAGTCGCCGCTCGGTAG